One Phragmites australis chromosome 23, lpPhrAust1.1, whole genome shotgun sequence DNA window includes the following coding sequences:
- the LOC133906819 gene encoding peroxidase 4-like, with protein sequence MARASAARCSISCIAVLLLLALAGTSSAQLSTSFYSYSCPGVYDAVKSVMQSAIAREQRIGASILRLFFHDCFVQGCDASLLLDDTPSFQGEKMATPNNGSVRGFEVIDAIKSAVENVCPGVVSCADILGIAARDSVVIMGGPSWDVKVGRRDSTTASFNGANNNIPPPTSGLANLTSLFAAQGLSQKDMVALSGAHTIGLARCTNFRAHIYNDTNIDGAFAWTRQSGCPRTSGSGDNNLAPLDLQTPTIFENNYYKNLLCKKGLLHSDQELFNGGATDSQVKSYVSSQSAFFADFVTGMIKMGDITPLTGSNGQIRKNCRRIN encoded by the exons ATGGCTCGAGCATCAGCTGCAAGATGTAGCATCAGCTGCATCGCTGTCCTCTTGCTCCTCGCGCTCGCCGGCACCTCGTCGGCGCAGCTGTCCACCAGCTTCTACTCCTACTCGTGCCCTGGCGTGTACGACGCCGTCAAGTCGGTGATGCAGTCCGCCATCGCCAGGGAGCAGCGCATCGGCGCGTCCATCCTCCGCCTcttcttccacgactgcttcgtccaA GGTTGCGACGCATCGTTGCTCCTGGATGACACGCCCAGCTTTCAGGGCGAGAAGATGGCCACGCCCAACAACGGGTCGGTGAGAGGCTTCGAGGTCATCGACGCCATCAAGTCCGCCGTCGAGAATGTCTGCCCTGgcgtcgtctcctgcgccgacatcCTCGGCATCGCGGCCAGAGACAGCGTCGTCATC ATGGGCGGGCCGAGCTGGGACGTGAAGGTTGGGAGGAGGGACTCGACGACGGCGAGCTTCAACGGAGCTAACAACAACATCCCGCCGCCGACGTCGGGGCTCGCCAACCTCACCTCCCTCTTCGCCGCTCAGGGTCTCTCCCAAAAGGACATGGTCGCTCTCTCTG GAGCTCACACCATAGGCCTAGCACGCTGCACAAACTTCAGAGCGCACATATACAACGACACCAACATTGACGGTGCCTTTGCATGGACAAGGCAATCAGGCTGTCCTAGAACCTCAGGTTCAGGTGACAACAATTTGGCGCCTCTGGACCTTCAAACACCGACAATCTTTGAGAACAACTACTACAagaaccttctctgcaagaaaggGCTTCTACACTCTGACCAGGAGCTCTTCAATGGTGGAGCCACTGATTCACAAGTCAAGTCATATGTTAGTAGCCAAAGCGCATTCTTTGCGGACTTTGTGACAGGCATGATCAAGATGGGTGACATTACGCCATTGACGGGCTCCAACGGACAGATCAGGAAGAACTGCAGAAGGATCAACTAA